Within Carassius carassius chromosome 8, fCarCar2.1, whole genome shotgun sequence, the genomic segment aatgtttgcaaaataaaaTTCAGAACACAAATTTCAATAGCCGCTATGAAAATACGGTTGCCGTAATTTTGCCAAGTAGGAcatattcctggatcaacatcttttgatgatcctggatcattattattttttcaaaaatacagaCTTAACGCAATCCCTACCCTTAAATCTAACCTTACCCATACTTTATTCCtgaaatcagagggaaatgatagctgattaacaaaggTGTAGAAGATCTTAATCCTGATTGTTGGCCTAAAAGAGATATTTCCTGAAAGGTTatgtctcaattctgattggttggttggaatgttgttccaggatcaataAGGATGTTAATCcaagaacatgttgtacttggctAAATCATGCTCGCCATGAAAATACTGAGCTAGAGTGTGGTTGCGATGTCCGATTCGTGGGCGAATCGTTCTTCTGAGtagaatattattttatatttcagaatatttgtTCCATAGACCAGGAACCTCAATGGAACCTCGATCTGGAACAGAGAGGAGACCAAGATTACATAGGAACCTGTTTGGTTTATGAGTAGAAATTGCCTTAGAGATATTTTGGGATTTGATTATGCAGAGATTTAAAAACAAtagttaaaattgtaaaaataattctaaatttGACTGGTAACCAGTTTAGTGAAATAAGAATGGGTTAGATGATCGGATCGGCCTTCCGTCTGCCTGTCAACAACCATCTGTAATAGAGGGCTGATTTAGTAGCCTATGAATTACAGTAGCCTAATCTAAATGAGATAgaacaaacaagcaaataatctgttaaaatgattttacagagagtaaagattTGATTTTTGATAAACACAATAAGTGGAAGAAACTTGATTTGACCACTGCActaatttatttatcaaaacaCAGGTTGCAATAAAAAAGAACACCAAGATTTTTAGCACAGAAGGGTGTAAAGCAGGAAGAGAGAGGACCGAAATGAAGGGCACAGGCTTCATATGACTTTAAACCAAACTAAACGTTTTTGGTTTTGTTCTCGTTTAACACTAAAATATTCTGCTTTAACCATATTTGTAATTCGTTTTTAGACAATCCAACAGAGGTCCTAAGAATTCTTTACTTCTTCAGTTTTACTCTGCAAGGGAAAAGGGTTTCATGAATCCAACTGATTTGGTCCGAACACTGACTCACTGAACCTGCATTATCAAAAGATATTGttaatattatagtaataaaattattaaaaatgaccaGCATTAAGCTGGTAATGAAATTGTTTTAGAATtcctttttgattattaataaaaGTTGAATAAAATTTCAAATAACCACGCTATAAAACCCAAACgaaaaaataaactgtttttgttattaaaatacaAGTGTTCAACTTCAGATTACGCTTCTCTAAAAGATGAAAAACCCTTCCTCGCCCAAACCAATATGGCATTTTATGTACTCCTTTTTACGTATCAGcgtaaaaagcatatttttatgcTCTTCGATCTGTTACCAGATCAGTTGAACTAGTTAATTGAATCTGCAAGACTGCCAGACCAACTGAACTACTACAGTTCCCAAATCAGACACGGATCCAGCGCTTGTGACACCGGAAGTAGTAGGAAGCGCAGTGAGTTGTCGTCTCCCATTGTAAACAGTGTTTTGTATGCAGGAGTTTACGGGTGAAAATAGCCCTTTATCGTTCGTTAAACAACTTTGAAACGAACTGATCATTTGACCCATTCTCACTGACAATTACTTAACTTAAATACAACGACAAAATGAACGTGACTCTTGCTGTCAAGCAGTACATTTCCAAAATGATAGAGAGCAGCGGAACCGGGATGAAGGTGCTGCTGATGGACAAGGAGACGGTCAGTAAATTCAAACTAGAGGACAGTTAGGCTATATGCTCATTAAAGTTAAGAAAACGCAGATGTGTTTATGCCACTGATAGTCTAGTATTGTGTGCAATGTATGGAGTTTACTGACCTGTTACATGTCATGTGTTCAAATCATGCAACTTAATTGCACTcgtttgtttttgtaatatggcTGCTTCGAAACTTCTAGTACCTACACAGCTGTTGACTGTGATCTGCCACCAGTAACAAACAGTGATCAAAACATTGATTTCTTGTTCTCTTTTCCTGTTAACAGACCAGTATTGTAAGTGTGGTCTACACACAGTCTGAGATCCTGCAGAAAGAAGTCTACCTTTTCGAGCGCATTGACTCACAAAACCGAGACAACATGAAGCACCTTAAGGCAATCTGCTTTCTTCGGCCAACCAAGGTGAGCTGCTATCATTTTTATAGaatatatagatttaaactgATTATTGGAATTCAAAATGATTTAAGTTATTAATTCATACATGAACGTCTCTGGTTTCAGGAGAATGTAGAGCACCTTATTCAAGAGCTTCGCCGGCCCAAGTATAGTGTTTACTTCATCTGTGAGTCCCACTATCATATCAGAAGACACACTGCATAGGTTTACCTGTCATTCATATTAGTTTGCATATGTGCTTATAAGGGTGGTCAGAAGATGCACATTTGACCAACTTATGGACTTGTTTTGAGCAGATTTCAGTAACGTGATCAGTAAGAGTGAAATAAAGGCTTTGGCTGAGGCGGATGAACAGGAAGTAGTTGCAGAAGTGCAGGTGGGTGAAGtcattttcataattaatatataaatatttgttcaaaataattaataattcttCTTATCTACATCTCTGGAGtacttctgtctttctgtccattcatccatccataacAAAGGAAACAATTAAAATCAGTGTTCACACATTGTTGTCGAACtttacaaattaaatttcttGTCAACCAATTCGATTTTGTTATTCTAGGAGTTCTATGGAGATTTCATTGCTGTGAACCCTCATCTCTTCTCCCTCAACCTTCAAGGAGTATCCAGGGTAAGAGAAAATGTAGGCTTTTGTCAGATTTGAGGAGCCTTAACTATTTTTATAGAAAACTTAGAACTTGCATTTTGCTGCTTTGTGTGGTTTGATCTGTGTATGAATCATTAAAGCAACttgaaatatcagtttcaaaGTCATTCAGGTGGAACACTGACTTCTAATAAAGCAAATGGCGTCTGTTTCTTTCTCATGCTTCACATTTAAAACCTCTCTCCTCAGAGTGTGTGAGCCTGGTGTGCAGGTGCAAAATCCTGTGAAAATTGCTTTTCAGTGGCTTTATGGCAGCAGAAAATGCAGGTGTACAGCTATAGACTTATTCAGTGAATTTCCTTCACATACCTAGAGGGCTCCAATGTCATagaaaaaacacaaaatcacACAAAAGGTTAGATAGTtgcttatatatgtattttattgttaatgtATTAAAGGTATGTTATGATTGTGAGCAGAAAACTGGTGGAGATCATTTATGATAATCATAAGATCTTATAAACTGATAGTGCTGCTTGGAATCAATTTACAGCTATCTGACACTCGTTTTTTGAGTTTTTGGCTCACTGTGAATTTTTCTGTTCATAGGGTCGCAGTTGGGAGCCCAGTGTACTGCCTCGTGTCACTCAGGGTTTAACATCAGTGTTGCTGTCCCTGAAGAAATGCCCCATGATCCGCTATCAGCTCTCTTCTGACATGTCCAAAAGGCTGGCAGAAAGTGTCAAAGTAAGGCTGTATTTTGTAATTATATCACAGATCTGTAATGTTCATTATTAgtcatttgatttaattataaatgtcattgattaaaagtaatgaataaaaatgtatcaacGTTTGATCTGTTTGTTTTCCACAGCAAATCATAACTAAGGAGTATGAACTGTTTGACTTCCGAAAAACAGAAGTGCCTCCTCTTCTCCTGATTCTAGACCGAAGTGATGATGCTATTACTCCCCTTCTTAATCAGGCAAGAAGCAATGTCTCCTAGTAATGTTACATCTGAGTCTCATATTACAGAAAGAGGTCTGCGTGCAGAGTCTTAGACCTGGCCACCAGAGGGAGATGGAGGCCATGGGTTTATTCGGGATTAAATTAGAAAACTGTTAAAACAGTATGTTTTAGTGTTGGACATTAATagcatgccttttattatttttctctatTGTGAGATTTACTGGAGACAGCGTATTCTGCTTGCTTTTGCTAAAACAGTTGTCTTCagcaaaataaatgttacataatgaTGTAGTGTGCTGATACTGCAGCAAATTCTACATGTGCATGCGTTTGCTTCTTCTAGTGGACGTATCAGGCCATGGTTCATGAGCTACTGGGCCTCAATAACAACCGCATAGACCTGTCAAGAGTGCCTGGAATCAGTAAAGACCTACGGGAGGTGGTCTTGTCTGCAGAAAATGATGAGTTTTATGCAAATGTGAGTAGCTTATCATTCAAAATATCATTGCTATGTAGATTCCATTAGAGAATAATACATCCTGTAATTATGTgctaattagattttatttcagaagacataccCTTATTTAAGTAAATATAAGCTCATGTAATGTACtgtaacttgaaaaaaaaaaggtttaaaaaaaaaaaaaaattcacgttgttttatttctctttctGTTAATAAGAACTTGTATCTGAATTTTGGTGAGATTGGAACAAATATCAAGAACCTGATGGAGGATTTCCAGAAGAAAAAGCCCAAGGACAAACAAAAATTAGAGTCCATATCTGACATGAAGGTAAGTGGACCACTTCTTTAAAGCCAGTTAATATTGTTCATTGTATCTTATATGAGGAGTAAACCATGAAGACACCTGAGTCAGAACTTTTATTATTGCATTAACCAGTTCTATATTTAATCACCATTTTCTGGCCCCTTTGTAGGCATTTGTGGATAATTACCCACAGTTTAAGAAAATGTCAGGCACAGTCTCAAAACACGTAACTGTGGTTGGGGAGCTGTCTCGCCTGGTCAGTGAAAGACAGCTGATGGAGGTGTCAGAGGTGGAGCAGGAGCTGGCCTGCCAGAATGACCACTCCAGTGCACAACAGGTCAGAGTGCAGACACATATGTACTGTTTCTTGAGGGAGCAGATCAGTATATtggaattatttctgaaagatcatgtgactggagtaatggctggtgaaaattcagttttgcagtCATTacgttttaaataacatttaatcatttaatttatcatttaaattcatttggaaatgcatttaaaaaaaaataaaaaagtcataatattactgtatttttgatcaaataaaaagaaagttattaaaaacattttataaaatcttaccaaccctgcACCATTGTTTAAGATTTACTCATTCCTCTTTCTGCAGAACGTGAGGCAGCTGTTGCAGAACCCTCGACTTTCTGAAACTGATGCTGTGCGGCTGGTGATGCTATATGCACTTCGCTATGAAAAACACAGCAGCAGTATTCTGCCCAGCCTTATGGAGGAGCTCGGCCGCAAAGGGGTGTCAGAAAGACACCGCAAGGTGAGAGCCATCGGATCTGTCTTCTAGCACAATGACAGATCCAGATGAATCTGAAAcaaagtcattttattttataaaaattaaagtgtGCTTAATTTTGCATACATCTCTGCTGCAGATGGTACAAGCCGTGGTGGAATATGGTGGCAAACGAGTCAGAGGAAGTGACCTCATCGCACCTCAAGATGCTGTGGCCATTACCAAACAGTTTTTCAAAGGACTTAAGGTAAATCATCTGTTTACCAATGTGTTTTCTTGATGTGTGATATTGGCATAGTCACATACTCATAACTTGTTTATATATCTGAATAGGGAGTTGAGAATGTGTACACACAGCATCAGCCACTACTACATGACACGCTGGATCAGTTGATCAAGGGTCGTTTAAAGGACAGCCAGTTCCCCTACCTCGGGCCAAGTTCTCTGAGAGACAGGTGACATGGATACATAAATAGAATGGCATGCACACTCCTGCATTAATGATATGGCCACTCTTATAGGTGTTTAATGTGAGCGTTTTGATGTTGCTTTAAAGGAGAAGTGTATGATTTCTATGATAATGGAAGGACTGTTTTCAAACCTCCTACCAGTTAAATTAGTTTTGAATAGTCTGTTTAATTTACAATACAGAAACTTTTTGCTTGGATTGAAAAACATGGACTGCAGTTATATAATGTACTTCTTCACACTTCTTCAGACCTCAagacattattgtttttataattggCGGGGCCACTTATGAGGAAACATTGACTGTTTACAACCTGAACCGCACGATGCCCGGGGTACGGATCGTACTTGGGGGCACAGCCATTCACAACACTAAGAGGTCAGTGTCTTAAAATGCTCTCAACATGGTCGTCTCTTTTCACCATCTCACCTCTATCCATTTGCCCTCTGGCACACAAGTCTTTATGCCTTTTTCAAGAGGGATCCCGGTTACCGAGTGACATCAGCCCTGGAATGGCATTATGTAAAGAACATACAATTGTGGTACTCATATGACAACACACTCATTCATTCTTATTTTGAATATATGGATTCCTGTTTATTAGCTGTACACATGCACGTGTGTGTAttttgtatatacataataaatatacacagtacacacacatatattacataaacaaaaacttatttggatgtgattaatcatttgattgCACTAGTAATATGTAACTATTCATGATGTTGTGTCGATGTATTCTGTTAACCACAGTAGGTTGTGAATACCTGACTCTGTCAAATACAGTGCTGACTGTACTCATCCATTATAACCCAAATATGTTTCCGTTCTTTGTTACAGTTTCCTGGAGGAAGTGATGCTTTCAGTAGGTTCAGGTGGTGACAGAACACTAGGCGGAGGCCGTCAGCTGAGCCGACGCTGAGCTGTTATCATCACTAATATTAATGTCTGCTTACACTCCCAGCGCTGTCTGTCCTCTGAACCCTGAGCTGAGCACATTgttctttttctctcttctgacATTCCTTTAAAATGTTTCTAATAGTTTTAGGTAAGAAAATGGGAACACTGCACAATAAGCTTCGATTTGTTAACATTATTGGACAATGAATAACAATTTGACctgtatttattaatctaggttaatgagaattataaataatgcaataataaatatattataacttCAATTGTTAAAAATCTATCAATATAGGTGGAAATTTGCAGAAAAATATTTAGCAAACATTAACCTAGattactgtaatattattattcattgtTTGTTGATGATGTGTGAAACACTGTAAATGTGCAAAACATTTATGATCGAATGTAAATAATGTTTCAGATGCCCGGAAAGTGTTCACaatgacagcatttttatttatttgctcggTGATGCTGCATTTGATAGTTTTTGGACAAATGTCtactgtaaaaaaatacgaaATACGAAAATGTTTGTATatcatataaacaaatatatatatatatatatagagagagagagagagagagagagagagagaatatataaAATTGTTGAATCAAAAGATCCCAACAAGGCTACTGAAATCATTAAAATCAGTGTTTCAAAACTAAGCAAAATTCTAAAATGAATTCCTCCACcgtattctttattattattcacatCCCTATACAGCTAAATTAATTGACGCTGCAAATATGCAGACATGGATAAATTATTGTCTGCTTATTCATTTTAGAGCTTAATTTAAACAGTgcacaattaaatttttatttatttatatcaaagTCTTTAAATATCTAATATGGcttcaatttataatttttttatggcaGTTCTTAGAAGACACATGGAGAAACATCATGTTTGAAGAGTTGAAATCTGCTAACATTAAAGCCTTGTATAAAACACTACATTATAAACAACATTATAGGGTCTTTTTCATACGTCCTACTAATTTATTTTTGCCTTTATACATAACTTGAAAAAGTGGacaacataatataaataatatattaaaaagaaaaattgtttATCCAGTATCTTCAGACCAacacatttttatagtttttgttatcACCAAAGCCTCAGTTCACAGGCTGCAACACCTCACAGATGACACTGATGAAATTGTATCAATTTAGCCCTGACCTTAAGGTCATTACTTTAACCTCCAGAGTTCAACCCCCCACCCCACTGTACATGTTCAGTTTGCTCCACTATAAGTCCCCTTCCTCCCTTCTAAATCACATCCATTAATCCCCACCATCAGCCAGAGTACCAGCAGCCCTGAACGACTTAATGGCTTTACTGCATCAAGCACGCAATTTGCTGTGTATGGATAAAAAATGTTAACAGTTGCTTATGATGAGTCAGTAAAAGGCCCGGTATATTTCTAGCCAGATTATATCACGGCTGATGTATTGAACTAAAATGCACATAAATAccatggaacaaaaaaaaaaaatcagatttgagATTATTTACAGATTTTGGTAAAAGAAATCTCTTTAACTATCCCAATGTAGAACGCTCTGTCAACCCAAGGGAAACATTTCTTGTTCCGTTTTAGAATAATGTAATCAATTTAGATGGCAAAGAAGCTTAGAACAGTGTAATTAGGCTTTCTCTGAGTTTGTAGAAGAGAATATCCTAGGAAATCCCCCGTATGTGCTTGAGTTAGATAAGTTTGTTTATCGTAATtatgtttatttgtattattcagATCTGTGCTAtcatttattgtcatttttatctTTTGCCACAACTGGTACACATTTCTTTTTAGGTTTACTGAATCAAAAAAGTGTTGACATGCACTTTAATTTCAGTGAATATCTCTCAAGGTGTTTTTAAgggttatttatttctttatagaTCCTTTGGCTTTGTTTACTTTGATTTTGGCCATGCCCCAGTAGTGTATTTGCACACTATATGGTGTAAGATGTCACAATACAACCTGGCTTTATCATGTATTTAAGCAAAATGTAAACAGTTAATCAGTTATGTAGTAAAATTATGCATGAAATGtagtaattgtaattttttttttttttactttccctGGCTacaatttatgaaaaatatagtTGCAATGTTTGTTCCATTGTCATCCAacagttattacaaaaatatgatTTTGACATTTCATTTTGCAGGATAACATATGGAGACATCTAAATATCCATACTATGGACAACTTTTGTATGTGACAGCTTGCCCAGCTCTCCTCCACAGTTACTCACAGTTTTTCAGTTGTAGCTTTATATCTGCTAGATATCACATTATAAAACATATCAAACAAGGCCTATATTCTTGAATTCAAATAGCCATATTCTTCGCTTTACGCTGATTTGCACTGTGTTTAGACTAATGAGGGGCAAAAAGAAAGCCACTGAAGCTCAATATGCAGcgtgacatcacacagacagcTGTGCTCGTTCAATAGATGGAGCAGTCGAGCTCTATAAACGGGAAAATCCGTTTCGGTGAGAGGCACAGGAGCTCGGGGACTCACCCAAGCCAATGGAGAGCCTGTGCCCGCGGTTTGCAAACCGTCAGTGTAGAGACTGGCAGTCAGTCAGCACCTCATCCCATCCATAGCACCTGCACGAGGCAAATTCACAGCAAAAGATAAACAAAAACAACTCTGTTTCTTCTAGAAAGCGGGATATACTTCGGGAAAGATACATTTTGAGAACAGCATGAAGAAAAGCCATTTGGTCAAAAGGGTGAGAAAATCTATGatgttaaaatattgtttttgaatgCTAATGATTGAATAGTTTAATTGAACAGTGACTGAATGTAATAGAGCGCAAGAATATGTACTCTGTTTTTCAAATAtgtgtaaattaatttaacaacGACTCCTTTGTTATGAATCCCGAATGAGGGCGTATAGCTATGTAGGCTATCCGTTACATTTCCTCGTTATATGCTGTAGTCACTCGTGTAATTGCCtcaacctttattttatttaacaatattcaATTAGCC encodes:
- the vps45 gene encoding vacuolar protein sorting-associated protein 45, which translates into the protein MNVTLAVKQYISKMIESSGTGMKVLLMDKETTSIVSVVYTQSEILQKEVYLFERIDSQNRDNMKHLKAICFLRPTKENVEHLIQELRRPKYSVYFIYFSNVISKSEIKALAEADEQEVVAEVQEFYGDFIAVNPHLFSLNLQGVSRGRSWEPSVLPRVTQGLTSVLLSLKKCPMIRYQLSSDMSKRLAESVKQIITKEYELFDFRKTEVPPLLLILDRSDDAITPLLNQWTYQAMVHELLGLNNNRIDLSRVPGISKDLREVVLSAENDEFYANNLYLNFGEIGTNIKNLMEDFQKKKPKDKQKLESISDMKAFVDNYPQFKKMSGTVSKHVTVVGELSRLVSERQLMEVSEVEQELACQNDHSSAQQNVRQLLQNPRLSETDAVRLVMLYALRYEKHSSSILPSLMEELGRKGVSERHRKMVQAVVEYGGKRVRGSDLIAPQDAVAITKQFFKGLKGVENVYTQHQPLLHDTLDQLIKGRLKDSQFPYLGPSSLRDRPQDIIVFIIGGATYEETLTVYNLNRTMPGVRIVLGGTAIHNTKSFLEEVMLSVGSGGDRTLGGGRQLSRR